The Populus alba chromosome 4, ASM523922v2, whole genome shotgun sequence genome contains a region encoding:
- the LOC118030400 gene encoding DELLA protein GAIP isoform X7 encodes MDSPLVIKLMDCAKAIADGDLKFADQLFSEMEALSAAETNRVTRKVVEYFAEALARRVHGVHPRNPFPLLPSSNLKKISYEPSPLERFACMSTDYAIRDVLNVKKNKLHLIEISSLVDCWQRRSLEEYLLHGHHGMPLSFQYTIIRPKLSKNDDYLQENQRMITEVAQRFPVDFKYRALFADSVPDIVESVLRLERTSEDEIIIVRWVFQLHKLLALEGAVDKVLSKLKDLKPDIMVIVEQEADNNTDDFFYRFASSFKYYLNLFESLELYATNLSSLIWERHLRRQICNVVASEGIDWIERHETLARWQQRLHGARFCPVSLCSDQFADFLYDFSAYKIEENSGFPVLFSAGHPLIFASVWKPANATHFSGENIGNSDDTMSGTDLNHPITIQEESTSPVVEPEAVSSSEFAEPEVVSSSESDDENECAYNRIRRLTHEKIWSSEEVREYLVSPFTEKESKRLSRWKSRQLTRNVAGRDKKLNVPDTSLASLLRIPPSSTLIHEEKQYYVDDSVINAFFDLLKKRQEKFPKWYKRHSSLPTWTMTFLLSGKWTMMKLQSCINIEEIAGTAKLFIPLCLENHWILICVDMEKREFLWLDSLNSPPDAHHTEKTTISEWLEKHLLPVLGYRNSQQLKLKQLNIPYQTNRIDCGIFVMKYADCLAHCDHFPFTQQDMPHLRLRVFLDIYRGRLPVPPSHVRFLRALHNI; translated from the exons ATGGACTCTCCTCTTGTCATAAAATTGATGGATTGTGCTAAGGCAATTGCAGATGGTGACCTGAAATTTGCAGATCAGCTTTTTAGCGAGATGGAAGCCCTGTCAGCTGCGGAAACCAACCGAGTGACGAGAAAAGTCGTCGAGTATTTTGCTGAAGCTCTAGCCCGGAGAGTCCATGGAGTACATCCTCGAAATCCTTTCCCATTACTTCCTTCCTCAAATTTAAAGAAGATCAGCTATGAACCTTCTCCTCTTGAACGGTTTGCTTGTATGTCCACCGACTATGCCATTCGTGATGtcttaaatgttaaaaaaaataagctccACCTTATTGAGATTTCCAGCTTGGTAGACTGCTGGCAGCGGCGTAGTTTGGAGGAATACCTCTTACACGGGCACCATGGCATGCCCTTGTCATTCCAGTACACCATTATTAGACCAAAACTGTCAAAAAATGATGATTATCTTCAAGAAAACCAACGGATGATCACTGAAGTAGCCCAGAGGTTTCCGGTTGATTTCAAGTATAGAGCATTGTTTGCTGATAGTGTACCTGATATAGTAGAGTCTGTGTTGAGACTTGAAAGAACAAGCGAGGATGAGATAATAATTGTGAGATGGGTGTTTCAACTCCACAAATTGCTTGCACTTGAAGGAGCAGTTGATAAAGTGTTGTCAAAACTGAAAGACCTAAAGCCAGATATCATGGTAATTGTTGAACAGGAAGCTGACAATAACACTGACGATTTCTTTTACCGCTTTGCCTCATCATTCAAATACTACCTCAACCTTTTTGAATCTCTAGAGCTCTATGCAACCAACTTAAGCTCCCTGATTTGGGAGAGACATTTGAGGCGGCAGATATGCAATGTGGTTGCAAGTGAAGGCATTGACTGGATTGAACGGCATGAGACATTGGCTCGCTGGCAACAACGACTGCATGGTGCTAGGTTCTGTCCAGTTTCCTTATGTTCCGACCAGTTTgctgattttttatatgatttctcAGCttataaaatagaagaaaatagtGGATTTCCTGTGCTGTTTTCAGCAGGTCACCCGCTAATCTTCGCATCAGTTTGGAAACCTGCTAATGCAACTCATTTCAGTGGTG AAAATATTGGCAATTCAGATGACACAATGAGTGGGACTGACCTTAATCATCCTATCACAATACAAGAAGAAAGTACATCTCCAGTAGTTGAACCAGAGGCAGTAAGCTCTTCAGAGTTCGCTGAGCCAGAGGTAGTAAGCTCTTCAGAGTCTGATGACGAGAATGAGTGTGCTTATAATAGAATAAGGAGATTGACACACGAAAAGATATGGTCTTCAGAG GAGGTACGAGAATATTTGGTTTCTCCTTTTACAGAGAAGGAATCAAAAAGACTCAGCAGGTGGAAGTCCCGTCAACTTACCAG GAATGTTGCTGGACGGGATAAGAAATTGAATGTTCCCGATACATCACTGGCAAGTCTGCTTAGGATTCCTCCATCAAGCACCCTAATACACGAGGAGaaacaatattatgttgatGATTCG GTTATAAATGCGTTTTTCGACTTGCTGAAGAAGAGACAGGAGAAGTTTCCAAAATGGTACAAGAGGCACTCCTCATTGCCAACTTGGACAATG ACCTTCTTGCTTTCTGGAAAATGGACCATGATGAAACTACAATCCTGCATAAACATTGAAGAGATAGCAGGCACAGCAAAG TTGTTCATACCGTTGTGCTTGGAAAATCATTGGATCCTCATTTGCGTTGACATGGAGAAACGGGAATTTCTTTGGTTAGATTCATTAAATTCTCCTCCTGATGCTCATCATACGGAAAAGACTACAATTTCGGAGTGGCTTGAAAAGCACCTACTACCAGTGTTGGGCTATCGTAATTCACAGCAATTGAAATTAAAGCAACTCAATATTCCATACCAAACAAA TCGAATAGATTGTGGCATATTTGTGATGAAGTATGCTGATTGTCTTGCACATTGCGATCACTTCCCTTTTACACAACAAGACATGCCTCACCTTCGGCTTCGAGTCTTTCTTGACATATATCGTGGGAGACTACCTGTGCCACCCAGCCATGTTAGATTCTTAAGAGCCTTGCATAACATATAG
- the LOC118030400 gene encoding DELLA protein RGA isoform X6, with amino-acid sequence MDSPLVIKLMDCAKAIADGDLKFADQLFSEMEALSAAETNRVTRKVVEYFAEALARRVHGVHPRNPFPLLPSSNLKKISYEPSPLERFACMSTDYAIRDVLNVKKNKLHLIEISSLVDCWQRRSLEEYLLHGHHGMPLSFQYTIIRPKLSKNDDYLQENQRMITEVAQRFPVDFKYRALFADSVPDIVESVLRLERTSEDEIIIVRWVFQLHKLLALEGAVDKVLSKLKDLKPDIMVIVEQEADNNTDDFFYRFASSFKYYLNLFESLELYATNLSSLIWERHLRRQICNVVASEGIDWIERHETLARWQQRLHGARFCPVSLCSDQFADFLYDFSAYKIEENSGFPVLFSAGHPLIFASVWKPANATHFSGENIGNSDDTMSGTDLNHPITIQEESTSPVVEPEAVSSSEFAEPEVVSSSESDDENECAYNRIRRLTHEKIWSSEEVREYLVSPFTEKESKRLSRWKSRQLTSRSIMKIDLKAYRNVAGRDKKLNVPDTSLASLLRIPPSSTLIHEEKQYYVDDSVINAFFDLLKKRQEKFPKWYKRHSSLPTWTMTFLLSGKWTMMKLQSCINIEEIAGTAKLFIPLCLENHWILICVDMEKREFLWLDSLNSPPDAHHTEKTTISEWLEKHLLPVLGYRNSQQLKLKQLNIPYQTNRIDCGIFVMKYADCLAHCDHFPFTQQDMPHLRLRVFLDIYRGRLPVPPSHVRFLRALHNI; translated from the exons ATGGACTCTCCTCTTGTCATAAAATTGATGGATTGTGCTAAGGCAATTGCAGATGGTGACCTGAAATTTGCAGATCAGCTTTTTAGCGAGATGGAAGCCCTGTCAGCTGCGGAAACCAACCGAGTGACGAGAAAAGTCGTCGAGTATTTTGCTGAAGCTCTAGCCCGGAGAGTCCATGGAGTACATCCTCGAAATCCTTTCCCATTACTTCCTTCCTCAAATTTAAAGAAGATCAGCTATGAACCTTCTCCTCTTGAACGGTTTGCTTGTATGTCCACCGACTATGCCATTCGTGATGtcttaaatgttaaaaaaaataagctccACCTTATTGAGATTTCCAGCTTGGTAGACTGCTGGCAGCGGCGTAGTTTGGAGGAATACCTCTTACACGGGCACCATGGCATGCCCTTGTCATTCCAGTACACCATTATTAGACCAAAACTGTCAAAAAATGATGATTATCTTCAAGAAAACCAACGGATGATCACTGAAGTAGCCCAGAGGTTTCCGGTTGATTTCAAGTATAGAGCATTGTTTGCTGATAGTGTACCTGATATAGTAGAGTCTGTGTTGAGACTTGAAAGAACAAGCGAGGATGAGATAATAATTGTGAGATGGGTGTTTCAACTCCACAAATTGCTTGCACTTGAAGGAGCAGTTGATAAAGTGTTGTCAAAACTGAAAGACCTAAAGCCAGATATCATGGTAATTGTTGAACAGGAAGCTGACAATAACACTGACGATTTCTTTTACCGCTTTGCCTCATCATTCAAATACTACCTCAACCTTTTTGAATCTCTAGAGCTCTATGCAACCAACTTAAGCTCCCTGATTTGGGAGAGACATTTGAGGCGGCAGATATGCAATGTGGTTGCAAGTGAAGGCATTGACTGGATTGAACGGCATGAGACATTGGCTCGCTGGCAACAACGACTGCATGGTGCTAGGTTCTGTCCAGTTTCCTTATGTTCCGACCAGTTTgctgattttttatatgatttctcAGCttataaaatagaagaaaatagtGGATTTCCTGTGCTGTTTTCAGCAGGTCACCCGCTAATCTTCGCATCAGTTTGGAAACCTGCTAATGCAACTCATTTCAGTGGTG AAAATATTGGCAATTCAGATGACACAATGAGTGGGACTGACCTTAATCATCCTATCACAATACAAGAAGAAAGTACATCTCCAGTAGTTGAACCAGAGGCAGTAAGCTCTTCAGAGTTCGCTGAGCCAGAGGTAGTAAGCTCTTCAGAGTCTGATGACGAGAATGAGTGTGCTTATAATAGAATAAGGAGATTGACACACGAAAAGATATGGTCTTCAGAG GAGGTACGAGAATATTTGGTTTCTCCTTTTACAGAGAAGGAATCAAAAAGACTCAGCAGGTGGAAGTCCCGTCAACTTACCAG TAGGTCAATTATGAAAATTGACTTAAAAGCTTATAGGAATGTTGCTGGACGGGATAAGAAATTGAATGTTCCCGATACATCACTGGCAAGTCTGCTTAGGATTCCTCCATCAAGCACCCTAATACACGAGGAGaaacaatattatgttgatGATTCG GTTATAAATGCGTTTTTCGACTTGCTGAAGAAGAGACAGGAGAAGTTTCCAAAATGGTACAAGAGGCACTCCTCATTGCCAACTTGGACAATG ACCTTCTTGCTTTCTGGAAAATGGACCATGATGAAACTACAATCCTGCATAAACATTGAAGAGATAGCAGGCACAGCAAAG TTGTTCATACCGTTGTGCTTGGAAAATCATTGGATCCTCATTTGCGTTGACATGGAGAAACGGGAATTTCTTTGGTTAGATTCATTAAATTCTCCTCCTGATGCTCATCATACGGAAAAGACTACAATTTCGGAGTGGCTTGAAAAGCACCTACTACCAGTGTTGGGCTATCGTAATTCACAGCAATTGAAATTAAAGCAACTCAATATTCCATACCAAACAAA TCGAATAGATTGTGGCATATTTGTGATGAAGTATGCTGATTGTCTTGCACATTGCGATCACTTCCCTTTTACACAACAAGACATGCCTCACCTTCGGCTTCGAGTCTTTCTTGACATATATCGTGGGAGACTACCTGTGCCACCCAGCCATGTTAGATTCTTAAGAGCCTTGCATAACATATAG